In the Paenibacillus sp. FSL H7-0357 genome, one interval contains:
- a CDS encoding RNA polymerase sigma factor yields the protein MSYFVLLFNSYLASQEKIACLRNHNPPARILIVKGGELHLDIIERIIARDESALRLLMELYGDMLLRTACLLLKDQQSAEEAVQDTFIQAYAKMAQLQDPQRLKAWLVSIVVNRCRMKQRTWSWRSIFPAAESGQWMEESGASAGAEEHFMVEWHHVRLVEAVRSLDYIYRESLTLYYFHEMSIREISAELNTAENTVKSRLARGRMLLKQTLEKEGISYEYGS from the coding sequence TTGAGTTATTTCGTTCTACTATTCAACTCTTATTTAGCATCTCAGGAAAAAATCGCCTGCTTACGCAACCATAACCCACCAGCACGCATCTTAATAGTAAAGGGAGGGGAGCTTCATCTGGATATTATAGAAAGAATTATTGCTAGGGATGAGTCGGCTCTCCGCCTGTTGATGGAGCTTTATGGTGATATGCTGCTCAGAACCGCCTGCCTGCTGCTTAAAGACCAGCAATCTGCCGAAGAAGCCGTGCAGGATACCTTCATTCAGGCTTACGCCAAAATGGCCCAGCTTCAGGATCCGCAGCGGTTAAAGGCCTGGCTGGTTTCCATTGTTGTCAACCGCTGCCGGATGAAGCAGCGGACGTGGAGCTGGCGGAGCATTTTTCCTGCGGCAGAGAGCGGACAATGGATGGAAGAGTCCGGTGCCTCCGCTGGAGCGGAAGAACATTTTATGGTGGAATGGCATCATGTGCGGTTGGTTGAAGCCGTCCGAAGCCTGGATTACATCTATCGTGAAAGTCTGACCTTGTACTATTTCCATGAAATGAGCATCCGCGAAATATCCGCGGAGCTGAATACAGCGGAGAATACGGTTAAATCCCGTCTGGCCAGAGGCCGGATGCTGCTTAAGCAGACTTTGGAGAAGGAGGGCATTTCCTATGAATACGGATCGTGA